In the Sinomonas cyclohexanicum genome, GTACGCGCAGACCCGCATCACGGCCGTGAACTGCTTCCGGGTGGCCGGACTGTTCGTGCCGCAGTGGATCACGGATGGGCAGGTGGGCGCGTCCGGGTTCAAGGCCCCCGGCGTCCCGTCCGGGCCGACGCGCTACAACTACTCGCCGAGCGGCTCGTACACCGTCACCGAGGCGTTCGGCGTGGGCAATCCGGGCACGTCCCTGGCGTACACGACGCTCAACCCGCGCTCCCGCTGGGGCGGCAACCCGGGGACCGACACGTACAACAAGTACTTCGAGTCCGACTCATGGGTGGGCTACGACGAGAACATGTGGTACTTCGCCTCCCGGGCGGCGCACGACTACCGGCAGGGCGCCGTCATCAACTACAACCGGCCCCCGGACAGCCCGATCATCCAGGATGCCGGGTTCGCGATCTTCCTGCACATGAACAAGGTGCCCACCGCGGGGTGCATCGCGCTCGACGACTGGGCCGTCGTGGACTTCCTCCAGCGCTCGCGTTCCGGCGACCGGATCATCATGGGGGTCCGCTCGGCGCTGTTCCGGTAGGAAGCGCTCAGGCGCCCCTCGCCGGGGGAGCACTTGGCCAGGGAATAGATCCATCGGACCGTTAGTTGCAACTTCAAGTAAGGGTTCGGAAGCGGTTTTCTGGAAGGCAGATCATCATGAGCGACATCACCATCATCGGCACCGGCAACATGGCCCGCGGCATCGCATCCCGCGCCGTCGCCGCCGGCAAGAGCGTCCAGCTGCTCGCGCACGAGGACAAGGCCAAGGCCGACGCCCTCGCCGCGGAACTCGGCGGCACGTTCACCACCGGCGTGATCGGCGATCCGATCGACGGGACCATCGTCATCCCGGCCATCTACTTCGACGCCTCGAAGAAGGTCGCCACCGAGTACGGGGACTCCCTCGCGGGCAAGGTCTACGTGGACATCACCAACCCGGTCGACTTCTCGACATTCGACGGCCTGGCCGTCCCCGCCGGCACGTCCGCCGCCGAGGAGCTGCAGAAGCTCACCCCGGCCAAGGTCGTCAAGGCGTTCAACACCACGTTCGGCGGCACGCTCGTCTCCGGCGCCGTGTCCGGCCAGCAGCTCGACGTGCTCATCGCCGGCGACGACGAGGACGCCGTCAAGGCCGTCTCCGACTTCGCCTCCGCGGCGCGCCTGAACCCGGTCGAGGTCGGCCCGCTGCGCCGTGCGCAGCAGCTCGAGCAGACCGGTTTCCTCAACATCCTGCTCTCCGCCAACGACTCCCTCCCCGAGTACCAGTGGAACTCGGCGCTGAAGTTCCTCCCGGCCGTCTGAGCCGCGCTCGCACCACCTGACACCCGCGCTCGCACCGCCTGACGAAGGGGACCACACCTCGCGTGGTCCCCTTCGTCGTGCTCGCGGCTCGGCTCCGCTACCCGCGCTCCGCGAGGGCCGCCAGCCGGTCCACGGACGCCTGGAGCTTGTCCGCCGTCGTGGCCCTCGCCCGCGGGAGGCGCTGCGGGTCGGCCAGCTGGGTCCAGTCGTAGGTGTGCCGCACGAGCGTCCCCGCGCCCCGCGGCTCGAGCTCCCACCGCCACAGCTGCCCGATCGGCGCGCTGCCCTCCTCGGCCGGCATCCACGCGATGCGGCGGCCCTCCTCGAACTCGACGACGTGGTTCTCCCGGACAACGCCCTTGGTGAGGACCATGCGGAACACGTCGCCCACGGCCGTCACGCGCTGGCCCTGCGGCGCCTCGCCGAGGTTGTCATTGCCGTCCCAGCGGGGCTGCGCCGACGGATCGGCGATGAGCTCGAAGATCGCCTCGCTGGGCGCATCCACCATGCGCTCGTAGCTCACGACGCGGGATTCAGGGGTGTCAGTCATCCCGCCAGTCAATCATTCCCCGGCGAGGCGGCACTAGGGTGGCTCCATGAGCCACCGGCCGCCGTTCGTCCTCCTGCACGGCTGGGCGTGCCCCACGTCGACGTGGCGGCCGGTCGCCGAGCGGCTCCGTGCCGCCGGGTGCCGCGTCGACGTCCCGGCCCTGCTCGGCTACGGCTCCGCAGGCACCGAGACAGACGAGGCCGGCTGGACTCTCGAGGCCGCCGCGCACGACGTCGCCCGCCTCCTCGCGGGGCTCGGCGCACCCGCCGTCGTGGTCGGGCACTCGCTGGGTGGGTCCGTGGCCGCGACGCTCGCGGTGCTCCACCCCGAGCTCGTCGCGGGAGTCGGGTTCGTCGGCATGGTCCCTGTCGCTCCGGGCGCCACGACGAGCGCGCGCCTCACCGAGCTCTTCCTCCAGCCGGACAGCCAGCCCACCCCGGAGGCCATCGGGATGTGCCTGGCCGCGTGGTACCGCGAGCCGCCCACCGATCCCGATGTCCTGGCCGAGCTCGAGTCCGCCTTCCACGCGCCCGGCCCGGTCCTCAAGGGATCGCTGCGCGCGGCGCTCACGGGGGTCGCCCCCGAGGTGCCCGGACAGATCGAGGCGCCCGTCGCCGTCGTGCTCGGGGGCGGAGACCGCACCCGCCCGCGCGAGGAGGTCGAGCAGCTCCTCGGCGCGCATCCGGGCTGGTCCCGCACGATCGTCCCAGGCGCGGGCCACATGGTGCAGTGGGAGGCTCCGGGCGAGTGCGCCGCGGCCCTCCTGGCGGGACCCTGGTCCCCTACCCGCCAGTAGGTACTCGGAGTACCATGAACTGATAGCTGAAGGGTCACCCACCCACGGCGGCCCTTGGACGAGGGGAACCGCCATGACCACGGACATCGACCCGACCACCACCGCCTCCATCGGCGCCGAGCCCACGTGGGACGAGTCCCGCGCGGTCGCGGAGGCCAGCCGCCAGGCGGACTGGGAGCGCCCGAGCTTCGCCAAGGCCCTCTACCTCGGCGACTTCCAGTGGGACCTCGTGCACCCCGTCCCGGAAACGGAGCCCGAGGCGGCTGAGCGGGGCGAGGCGTTCCTCACGCGCCTGCGCGAGGCTGTGGCGGGCATGGACGGCGGGCTCATCGAGGCCGAGGACCGCATCCCGGACGAGTACATCCGCACGCTCGCGGACATCGGAGCGTTCGGCATGAAGATCCCCGCGGAGTACGGGGGCCTGGGGCTCCCGCTCACCTACTACGGCCGCGCCCTCATGCTCATCGGCTCCGTGCACCCCTCGATCGGAGCGCTCCTCTCGGCGCACCAGTCGATCGGGGTGCCGGAGCCCGTGAAGATGTTCGGCTCGGAAGCGCAGAAGAAGGAGTACCTCCCCCGCTGCGCGGCCGGCGCTGTGACCGCATTCCTGCTCACCGAGCCGGACGTCGGCTCCGACCCCGCGAGGCTCACGACGACGGCCCGGCTCGCCGTGGACGGCCAGAGCTACATCCTCGACGGCTCCAAGCTGTGGACCACGAACGGCGTCATCGCCGAGCTCGTGGTCATCATGGCCAAGGTCCTCCCCCACGAGGCGGCGGGGTCCGCGCCGGAGAACCGGGAGAACACCGTGCCCGCGGGCAAGGGCGGGATCACGGCGTTCGTGGTCGAGATGGACTCCCCCGGCATCACGGTCGAGAACCGGAACTCGTTCATGGGGCTCAAGGGCCTCGAGAACGGCGTGACGCGGTTCGACGGCGTGCGTGTGCCGGCCGCGAACCGCGTGGGCCGCGAGGGCCAGGGGCTCAAGATCGCCCTCACGACGCTCAACACGGGCCGCCTCTCGATCCCCGCCCTGTGCGCGGGCGGCGGGAAGTGGTCGCTCAAGATCGCCCGCGAGTGGTCGGCCGCGCGCGTGCAGTGGGGCCGCCCCATCGGCGAGCACGAGGCGGTGGCCACGAAGGTTGCGTTCATTGCGGCGACCACGTTCGCGCTCGAGGCGGTGTTCGAGGTCTCCGCCGCCCTCGCGGACGCCGGGATGAAGGACGTGCGCATCGAGGCGGCGCTCGCGAAGCTGTGGTCCTCCGAGATGGCCTACACCGTCTCCGACGAGCTCCTGCAGATCCGCGGCGGCCGCGGCTACGAGACGGCCGCGTCGCTGCGCGCCCGCGGCGAGCGCGCCGTCCCCGCCGAGCAGCTCGTCCGGGACCTGCGGATCAACCGGATCTTCGAGGGCTCCACCGAGATCATGCGCCTGCTGATCGCCCGCGAGGCCGTGGATGCGCACCTCGCGGCTGCCGGCGACCTGGCCCGCGCAGACGCGACGCTAGCGGAGAAGGCGAAGGCCGCGAGGGACGCCTCGGGCTTCTACGCCAAGTGGCTGCCCAAGCTCCTCGCCGGCGAGGGCAACGACCCCCGCGCCTACCGCGAGTTCGGGACCCTCGCAAAGCACCTGCGGTACGTCGAACGCGCCTCCCGCCGGCTGGCCCGGCACACGTTCGCCGGGATGGGCCGCTGGCAGGCGGCCCTCGAGCACCGGCAGGCCTTCCTGGGCCGCATCGTGGACATCGGCGCCGAGCTGTTCGCGATGGCCGCCTCGTGCGCGTGGTCCGAGCACCTCCGCGCCGACGGCGCCGACGGGGCGGACACCGCCCGCGACCTCGCCGAGGCGTTCTGCGAGCAGTCCCGCCGGCGCGTCGAGGCGCTCTTCGACGCGCTCTGGGACAACACGGACGACGCCGATCGTCGCCTCGCGCGCGGCGTCCTCGCCGGGGAGTTCACGTGGCTCGAGGAGGGAGTGCTCGACCCGTCCGAGGGAACGGGCCCCTGGATCGCGCCGCGGGCCGAGGGACCGAGCACGACTGCGGACAGGCACCGCACCGTGAAGTGACCCCGCGGTCACTGGTCGAGCGTCACCGTGCGCATATCCAGGCGGCGCAGCACGCGGTCCACGAGCTCAGGATCGGTGCCGGGCTCGTTGCGGGCGGCGAGCATCTCGCGGCGGGCGGCCTCGAGGGCGTCCCGCTGCACGCGGTCCATGGCGGCGAGCACGGCCTTGAGCTTGAGCATCTTCTCCGGGTCCTCGGCGTAGTCCGCCTCGAGGATGCTGTGCAGCGAGGACATGCGCCGGGCGAGGGCCTTGCGCCGTTCCTCGGGCAGCTTCTCGGCGGCCGGCGAAGCACGCATCGCCTCGAGCGCGACGCGTTCGGCCCTCAGTGCGAGGGCGCGCTGGGCGTGCTGCTCGGCCGCGTGGTCGTCCGGCAGGTTCAGGACGCGCATCAGCCCGGGGAGCGTGAGGCCGGGGAGGACGAGCGTCACGGCCAGCACCGAGGCTGCCGCGGCGACCACGAAGTTGCGGCCCGGCGTGGGCGAGCCGTCTGCGAGGGTCGCGGGGAGCGCCAGGGCGAGGGCCAGCGTGGCGAGGCCGCGCATGCCGCACCAGGTGAGCACCACGACCTCCTTGAGCGACCCGGGGGTCTTCTCGCGCCGCTCCGTGCCGCCGATCCTGTACATCGCGTACATCCAGACGAAGCGCACGAGGACGACGGTCGCGCAGATCGCAGCGATCCCGGGGACGAAGGTGAGGAGGTTGGCGCCCTCGGCGCCGACCACGGAGCGCATCTCGATCCCGACGAGCCCGAATGCGACCCCCGTGGTGAGGAGCTCGAGGACTTCCCAGAAGGCGCGGCGCGTGAGCCGCTCCTCCGAGTCCTGCGGGCGGGCTCTCCGGCCGAGCTCGACCGCGGTGACCACCACGGCGACCACGCCCGAGCAATGGATCACCTCCGCCAGGATGTACACCGCGTACGGCGCCACGAGCGTCGCGGCGCTGCGGGCCACGAGATTGGGGACGAACCTGTTGAGCGCCCCCACGATCCAGGCCATCGCGAGCCCCAGCAGGACCGCGCCGGCGGCCCCGACGAGGAAC is a window encoding:
- a CDS encoding NADPH-dependent F420 reductase → MSDITIIGTGNMARGIASRAVAAGKSVQLLAHEDKAKADALAAELGGTFTTGVIGDPIDGTIVIPAIYFDASKKVATEYGDSLAGKVYVDITNPVDFSTFDGLAVPAGTSAAEELQKLTPAKVVKAFNTTFGGTLVSGAVSGQQLDVLIAGDDEDAVKAVSDFASAARLNPVEVGPLRRAQQLEQTGFLNILLSANDSLPEYQWNSALKFLPAV
- a CDS encoding SRPBCC family protein, producing MTDTPESRVVSYERMVDAPSEAIFELIADPSAQPRWDGNDNLGEAPQGQRVTAVGDVFRMVLTKGVVRENHVVEFEEGRRIAWMPAEEGSAPIGQLWRWELEPRGAGTLVRHTYDWTQLADPQRLPRARATTADKLQASVDRLAALAERG
- a CDS encoding alpha/beta fold hydrolase, with the translated sequence MSHRPPFVLLHGWACPTSTWRPVAERLRAAGCRVDVPALLGYGSAGTETDEAGWTLEAAAHDVARLLAGLGAPAVVVGHSLGGSVAATLAVLHPELVAGVGFVGMVPVAPGATTSARLTELFLQPDSQPTPEAIGMCLAAWYREPPTDPDVLAELESAFHAPGPVLKGSLRAALTGVAPEVPGQIEAPVAVVLGGGDRTRPREEVEQLLGAHPGWSRTIVPGAGHMVQWEAPGECAAALLAGPWSPTRQ
- a CDS encoding acyl-CoA dehydrogenase family protein, with product MTTDIDPTTTASIGAEPTWDESRAVAEASRQADWERPSFAKALYLGDFQWDLVHPVPETEPEAAERGEAFLTRLREAVAGMDGGLIEAEDRIPDEYIRTLADIGAFGMKIPAEYGGLGLPLTYYGRALMLIGSVHPSIGALLSAHQSIGVPEPVKMFGSEAQKKEYLPRCAAGAVTAFLLTEPDVGSDPARLTTTARLAVDGQSYILDGSKLWTTNGVIAELVVIMAKVLPHEAAGSAPENRENTVPAGKGGITAFVVEMDSPGITVENRNSFMGLKGLENGVTRFDGVRVPAANRVGREGQGLKIALTTLNTGRLSIPALCAGGGKWSLKIAREWSAARVQWGRPIGEHEAVATKVAFIAATTFALEAVFEVSAALADAGMKDVRIEAALAKLWSSEMAYTVSDELLQIRGGRGYETAASLRARGERAVPAEQLVRDLRINRIFEGSTEIMRLLIAREAVDAHLAAAGDLARADATLAEKAKAARDASGFYAKWLPKLLAGEGNDPRAYREFGTLAKHLRYVERASRRLARHTFAGMGRWQAALEHRQAFLGRIVDIGAELFAMAASCAWSEHLRADGADGADTARDLAEAFCEQSRRRVEALFDALWDNTDDADRRLARGVLAGEFTWLEEGVLDPSEGTGPWIAPRAEGPSTTADRHRTVK
- a CDS encoding cation:proton antiporter, producing MEFLLLVVGLLFGTVLIVGVGERIRLPYPILMLVFSALAASLPFVPDVHIEPDLILPLFLPPLLFAAAQRSSWSVFRLRWRSLVLLAVLLIIATIAAVAAVTWWLVPAIGLPLAIALGAIVAPPDPVAVEAIAAKVSMRRRLLTVLQTEGLFNDAMAIVIFQTAVTATVNHGQIGWDVAPRFLVGAAGAVLLGLAMAWIVGALNRFVPNLVARSAATLVAPYAVYILAEVIHCSGVVAVVVTAVELGRRARPQDSEERLTRRAFWEVLELLTTGVAFGLVGIEMRSVVGAEGANLLTFVPGIAAICATVVLVRFVWMYAMYRIGGTERREKTPGSLKEVVVLTWCGMRGLATLALALALPATLADGSPTPGRNFVVAAAASVLAVTLVLPGLTLPGLMRVLNLPDDHAAEQHAQRALALRAERVALEAMRASPAAEKLPEERRKALARRMSSLHSILEADYAEDPEKMLKLKAVLAAMDRVQRDALEAARREMLAARNEPGTDPELVDRVLRRLDMRTVTLDQ